From a single Silene latifolia isolate original U9 population chromosome 6, ASM4854445v1, whole genome shotgun sequence genomic region:
- the LOC141587718 gene encoding putative mitochondrial protein AtMg01250 has product MNKAFDRVSWSFLFHVLKVYGFLKDFRKLLKLCVRTVSLQMIINGSSSHRIFPQCGLRQGDPISPYLFILCMEILSLMIIKAESQKAIEGINLSRNSPTISHLFYADDSLLCFRLSSSSCEYLRNILDSFSAISGQMINYQ; this is encoded by the coding sequence ATGAATAAAGCTTTTGACAGAGTATCGTGGTCGTTTCTGTTCCACGTACTTAAGGTTTATGGTTTCCTTAAAGATTTCCGAAAGCTTCTTAAATTGTGTGTCCGAACGGTCTCTTTACAGATGATTATTAATGGTTCTTCTTCCCATCGTATTTTTCCTCAATGTGGTTTGCGTCAAGGTGATCCCATTTCACCTTACCTTTTTATTCTCTGCATGGAGATCCTTTCCCTTATGATTATCAAGGCGGAATCACAAAAGGCTATTGAAGGTATTAACCTCTCCAGAAACAGCCCAACCATTTCTCATTTATTTTACGCTGATGATTCTCTTCTGTGTTTTCGCTTATCTTCATCTAGTTGCGAGTATTTACGGAATATCTTGGATTCCTTTAGTGCCATATCGGGCCAAATGATCAATTAccaatga
- the LOC141586491 gene encoding catalase, whose amino-acid sequence MDPYKFRPSSAHNSPFWTTNSGAPVYNNNSSLTVGNRGPILLEDYHLVEKLANFDRERIPERVVHARGASAKGFFEVTHNVSHLTCADFLRAPGVQTPVIVRFSTVIHERGSPETIRDPRGFAVKFYTREGNFDMVGNNFPVFFIRDGMKFPDMVHALKPNPKSHIQESWRILDFFSHHPESLHMFTFLFDDIGIPSDYRHMEGSGVNTYMLINKAGKAQYVKFHWKPTCGVKSLLEDEAIKVGGANHSHATQDLYDSIAAGNYPEWKLFIQTIDPVDEDKFDFDPLDVTKTWPEDILPLQPVGRLVLNKNIDNFFAENEQLAFCPALVVPGVYYSDDKLLQTRIFSYADTQRHRLGPNYLQIPANAPKNAHHNNHFDGFMNFMHRDEEVDYFPSRYDPVRHAEQYPIPPNVLSGRRDRQVIVKENNFKQPGERYRSFEPARQERFIQRWVDALSDPRITHEIRSIWVSYWSQADKSLGMKLASRLNVRPTM is encoded by the exons GTCCCATTCTTTTAGAGGATTATCATCTAGTGGAgaaacttgccaactttgacaGGGAGCGTATCCCAGAACGTGTTGTTCATGCCAGGGGCGCGAGTGCTAAGGGATTTTTTGAAGTCACCCATAATGTTTCTCACCTTACATGTGCTGATTTTCTACGTGCCCCTGGGGTCCAGACGCCTGTTATTGTTCGCTTCTCCACTGTTATTCATGAACGTGGGAGTCCTGAAACAATCAGGGACCCCCGTGGTTTTGCTGTGAAGTTTTACACCAGAGAG GGTAATTTTGATATGGTAGGGAACAATTTCCCTGTGTTTTTCATCCGTGACGGCATGAAGTTCCCTGATATGGTGCATGCGTTGAAACCCAACCCCAAATCTCACATCCAAGAAAGCTGGAGGATCCTTGATTTCTTCTCTCACCACCCTGAGAGTTTACACATGTTTACTTTTCTATTTGATGATATTGGAATTCCTAGCGACTATAGGCACATGGAAGGGTCTGGTGTCAACACTTATATGCTGATTAACAAGGCTGGGAAAGCTCAATATGTCAAGTTTCATTGGAAACCAACCTGTGGAGTGAAATCTTTGTTGGAAGATGAGGCCATAAAAGTTGGTGGGGCCAACCATAGTCATGCAACTCAGGACCTCTATGATTCAATCGCTGCTGGGAATTATCCCGAATGGAAATTGTTTATCCAAACAATTGACCCGGTTGATGAAGATAAGTTTGACTTTGACCCACTAGATGTTACCAAGACATGGCCGGAGGACATTTTGCCTTTACAGCCTGTTGGACGCCTAGTTTTGAACAAGAACATTGACAACTTCTTTGCAGAAAATGAGCAGCTGGCATTTTGCCCTGCACTTGTTGTTCCTGGTGTCTACTACTCAGATGACAAGCTACTCCAGACTCGAATTTTCTCATATGCCGATACCCAAAGACACCGTCTTGGTCCCAACTACCTACAAATTCCTGCTAATGCACCAAAAAATGCTCATCACAACAATCACTTTGACGGGTTCATGAACTTTATGCACAGGGATGAGGAG GTTGATTACTTCCCTTCTAGATATGATCCTGTTCGTCATGCTGAGCAATATCCCATTCCACCAAATGTCTTGAGTGGTAGACGTGACagg CAAGTCATTGTAAAGGAGAACAACTTCAAGCAGCCTGGAGAGAGATACCGGTCCTTTGAACCGGCCAG GCAAGAGAGATTTATCCAAAGATGGGTTGATGCGCTATCTGATCCTCGTATCACTCACGAGATTCGCAGCATCTGGGTTTCATACTGGTCACAG GCTGACAAATCGTTGGGCATGAAGCTAGCAAGTAGGCTTAATGTCAGGCCAACCATGTGA